One genomic segment of Erysipelotrichaceae bacterium 66202529 includes these proteins:
- a CDS encoding triose-phosphate isomerase, producing the protein MRKPIIVGNWKMNKTMKETKEFMEAVDAAAASENAVFGIGAPYTALSAAVAGAKNLVIAAENCHWEDSGAFTGEISVPMLQEVGVTHCIIGHSERREMFNDTDETVNKKAKRLIDAGITPILCIGETEAQYDAGDSEKVIRDQLTGSLADMCPKCVGNMVIAYEPIWAIGTGKSASVEIAENCCRIVRDQVRVMYGDEAAENVRVQYGGSVKPNNIVEYMAQPDIDGALIGGASLKADSFIEIIEKTK; encoded by the coding sequence ATGAGAAAACCAATTATTGTTGGAAACTGGAAAATGAACAAAACCATGAAGGAAACAAAGGAATTCATGGAAGCTGTAGATGCTGCTGCAGCAAGTGAAAATGCTGTATTCGGTATTGGTGCTCCTTACACGGCACTGTCTGCTGCTGTTGCAGGTGCGAAAAACCTGGTAATCGCTGCAGAAAACTGCCACTGGGAAGACAGTGGAGCCTTCACAGGAGAAATTTCTGTACCTATGCTGCAGGAGGTTGGTGTTACACATTGTATCATCGGACATTCTGAGCGTCGTGAAATGTTCAATGACACAGACGAAACAGTAAACAAAAAGGCAAAACGCCTGATTGATGCAGGAATTACACCAATTCTGTGTATCGGTGAAACAGAAGCTCAGTATGATGCAGGAGATTCTGAAAAAGTAATCCGTGATCAGCTGACTGGTTCTCTTGCGGATATGTGTCCAAAATGTGTTGGAAACATGGTAATCGCATATGAGCCAATCTGGGCAATCGGAACAGGAAAGAGCGCTTCTGTTGAAATCGCAGAAAACTGCTGCCGTATCGTTCGTGACCAGGTACGTGTTATGTATGGTGACGAGGCTGCTGAAAACGTTCGTGTTCAGTATGGCGGATCTGTAAAGCCAAACAACATCGTTGAATACATGGCTCAGCCGGATATCGATGGTGCACTGATTGGTGGGGCAAGTCTGAAAGCAGACAGCTTCATCGAAATTATCGAAAAAACAAAATAA